Proteins encoded by one window of Papio anubis isolate 15944 chromosome 7, Panubis1.0, whole genome shotgun sequence:
- the SAV1 gene encoding protein salvador homolog 1 isoform X1: MLSRKKTKNEVSKPAEVQGKYVKKETSPLLRNLMPSFIRHGPTIPRRTDICLPDSSPNAFSTSGDGVVSRNQSFLRTPIQRTPHEIMRRESNRLSAPSYLARSLADVPREYGSSQSFVTEVSFAVENGDSGSRYYYSDNFFDGQRKRPLGDRAHEEYRYYEYNHDLFQRMPQNQGRHASGIGRVAATSLGNLTNHGSEDLPLPPGWSVDWTMRGRKYYIDHNTNTTHWSHPLEREGLPPGWERVESSEFGTYYVDHTNKKAQYRHPCAPSVPRYDQPPPVTYQPQQTERNQSLLVPANPYHTAEIPDWLQVYARAPVKYDHILKWELFQLADLDTYQGMLKLLFMKELEQIVKMYEAYRQALLTELENRKQRQQCKEPSWAWWLTPVIPALWEAEVGGSLELTSLRPAWATW; the protein is encoded by the exons ATCTTATGCCTTCTTTCATCCGGCATGGTCCAACAATTCCAAGACGAACTGATATCTGTCTTCCAGATTCAAGCCCTAATGCCTTTTCAACTTCTGGAGATGGAGTAGTTTCAAGAAACCAGAGTTTCCTTAGAACTCCAATTCAGAGAACACCTCATGAAATAATGAGAAGAGAAAGCAACAGATTATCTGCGCCTTCTTATCTTGCCAGAAGTCTAGCAGATGTCCCTAGGGAGTATGGTTCTTCTCAGTCGTTTGTAACGGAAGTTAGTTTTGCTGTTGAAAATGGAGACTCTGGTTCCCGATATTATTATTCAGACAATTTTTTTGATGGTCAGAGAAAGCGGCCACTTGGAGATCGTGCACATGAAGAGTACAGATATTATGAATACAACCATGATCTCTTCCAAAGAATGCCACAGAATCAGGGGAGGCATGCTTCAG GTATTGGGAGAGTTGCTGCTACATCTTTAGGAAATTTGACTAACCATGGTTCTGAAGATTTACCCCTTCCTCCTGGCTGGTCTGTGGACTGGACAATGAGAGGGAGAAAATACTATATAGATCATAACACAAATACAACTCACTGGAGCCATCCTCTTGAGCGAGAAGGGCTTCCTCCTGGATGGGAACGAGTTGAGTCATCGGAATTTGGAACGTATTATGTAGATCACACAAATAAGAAGGCTCAGTACAGGCATCCCTGTGCTCCTAG TGTACCTCGGTATGATCAACCACCTCCTGTCACATACCAGCCACAGCAAACTGAAAGAAATCAGTCCCTTCTGGTACCTGCAAATCCATATCATACTGCAGAAATTCCTGACTGGCTTCAGGTTTACGCTCGAGCCCCTGTGAA ATACGACCACATTCTGAAGTGGGAACTCTTTCAGCTGGCTGACCTGGATACGTACCAGGGAATGCTGAAGTTGCTCTTCATGAAAGAATTGGAGCAGATTGTTAAAATGTATGAAGCATACAGACAAGCCCTCCTTACAGAGTTGGAAAACCGAAAGCAGAGACAGCAGTG TAAGGAacccagctgggcgtggtggcttacgcctgtaatcccagcactttgggaggctgaggtgggtggatcgcttgagctcacgagtttaagaccagcctgggcaacatggtga
- the SAV1 gene encoding protein salvador homolog 1 isoform X2 has protein sequence MLSRKKTKNEVSKPAEVQGKYVKKETSPLLRNLMPSFIRHGPTIPRRTDICLPDSSPNAFSTSGDGVVSRNQSFLRTPIQRTPHEIMRRESNRLSAPSYLARSLADVPREYGSSQSFVTEVSFAVENGDSGSRYYYSDNFFDGQRKRPLGDRAHEEYRYYEYNHDLFQRMPQNQGRHASGIGRVAATSLGNLTNHGSEDLPLPPGWSVDWTMRGRKYYIDHNTNTTHWSHPLEREGLPPGWERVESSEFGTYYVDHTNKKAQYRHPCAPSVPRYDQPPPVTYQPQQTERNQSLLVPANPYHTAEIPDWLQVYARAPVKYDHILKWELFQLADLDTYQGMLKLLFMKELEQIVKMYEAYRQALLTELENRKQRQQWYAQQHGKNF, from the exons ATCTTATGCCTTCTTTCATCCGGCATGGTCCAACAATTCCAAGACGAACTGATATCTGTCTTCCAGATTCAAGCCCTAATGCCTTTTCAACTTCTGGAGATGGAGTAGTTTCAAGAAACCAGAGTTTCCTTAGAACTCCAATTCAGAGAACACCTCATGAAATAATGAGAAGAGAAAGCAACAGATTATCTGCGCCTTCTTATCTTGCCAGAAGTCTAGCAGATGTCCCTAGGGAGTATGGTTCTTCTCAGTCGTTTGTAACGGAAGTTAGTTTTGCTGTTGAAAATGGAGACTCTGGTTCCCGATATTATTATTCAGACAATTTTTTTGATGGTCAGAGAAAGCGGCCACTTGGAGATCGTGCACATGAAGAGTACAGATATTATGAATACAACCATGATCTCTTCCAAAGAATGCCACAGAATCAGGGGAGGCATGCTTCAG GTATTGGGAGAGTTGCTGCTACATCTTTAGGAAATTTGACTAACCATGGTTCTGAAGATTTACCCCTTCCTCCTGGCTGGTCTGTGGACTGGACAATGAGAGGGAGAAAATACTATATAGATCATAACACAAATACAACTCACTGGAGCCATCCTCTTGAGCGAGAAGGGCTTCCTCCTGGATGGGAACGAGTTGAGTCATCGGAATTTGGAACGTATTATGTAGATCACACAAATAAGAAGGCTCAGTACAGGCATCCCTGTGCTCCTAG TGTACCTCGGTATGATCAACCACCTCCTGTCACATACCAGCCACAGCAAACTGAAAGAAATCAGTCCCTTCTGGTACCTGCAAATCCATATCATACTGCAGAAATTCCTGACTGGCTTCAGGTTTACGCTCGAGCCCCTGTGAA ATACGACCACATTCTGAAGTGGGAACTCTTTCAGCTGGCTGACCTGGATACGTACCAGGGAATGCTGAAGTTGCTCTTCATGAAAGAATTGGAGCAGATTGTTAAAATGTATGAAGCATACAGACAAGCCCTCCTTACAGAGTTGGAAAACCGAAAGCAGAGACAGCAGTGGTATGCCCAACAACATGGAAAAAatttttga
- the SAV1 gene encoding protein salvador homolog 1 isoform X3 has translation MLSRKKTKNEVSKPAEVQGKYVKKETSPLLRNLMPSFIRHGPTIPRRTDICLPDSSPNAFSTSGDGVVSRNQSFLRTPIQRTPHEIMRRESNRLSAPSYLARSLADVPREYGSSQSFVTEVSFAVENGDSGSRYYYSDNFFDGQRKRPLGDRAHEEYRYYEYNHDLFQRMPQNQGRHASGIGRVAATSLGNLTNHGSEDLPLPPGWSVDWTMRGRKYYIDHNTNTTHWSHPLEREGLPPGWERVESSEFGTYYVDHTNKKAQYRHPCAPSVPRYDQPPPVTYQPQQTERNQSLLVPANPYHTAEIPDWLQVYARAPVKYDHILKWELFQLADLDTYQGMLKLLFMKELEQIVKMYEAYRQALLTELENRKQRQQCQGCYCI, from the exons ATCTTATGCCTTCTTTCATCCGGCATGGTCCAACAATTCCAAGACGAACTGATATCTGTCTTCCAGATTCAAGCCCTAATGCCTTTTCAACTTCTGGAGATGGAGTAGTTTCAAGAAACCAGAGTTTCCTTAGAACTCCAATTCAGAGAACACCTCATGAAATAATGAGAAGAGAAAGCAACAGATTATCTGCGCCTTCTTATCTTGCCAGAAGTCTAGCAGATGTCCCTAGGGAGTATGGTTCTTCTCAGTCGTTTGTAACGGAAGTTAGTTTTGCTGTTGAAAATGGAGACTCTGGTTCCCGATATTATTATTCAGACAATTTTTTTGATGGTCAGAGAAAGCGGCCACTTGGAGATCGTGCACATGAAGAGTACAGATATTATGAATACAACCATGATCTCTTCCAAAGAATGCCACAGAATCAGGGGAGGCATGCTTCAG GTATTGGGAGAGTTGCTGCTACATCTTTAGGAAATTTGACTAACCATGGTTCTGAAGATTTACCCCTTCCTCCTGGCTGGTCTGTGGACTGGACAATGAGAGGGAGAAAATACTATATAGATCATAACACAAATACAACTCACTGGAGCCATCCTCTTGAGCGAGAAGGGCTTCCTCCTGGATGGGAACGAGTTGAGTCATCGGAATTTGGAACGTATTATGTAGATCACACAAATAAGAAGGCTCAGTACAGGCATCCCTGTGCTCCTAG TGTACCTCGGTATGATCAACCACCTCCTGTCACATACCAGCCACAGCAAACTGAAAGAAATCAGTCCCTTCTGGTACCTGCAAATCCATATCATACTGCAGAAATTCCTGACTGGCTTCAGGTTTACGCTCGAGCCCCTGTGAA ATACGACCACATTCTGAAGTGGGAACTCTTTCAGCTGGCTGACCTGGATACGTACCAGGGAATGCTGAAGTTGCTCTTCATGAAAGAATTGGAGCAGATTGTTAAAATGTATGAAGCATACAGACAAGCCCTCCTTACAGAGTTGGAAAACCGAAAGCAGAGACAGCAGTG CCAGGGCTGTTACTGCATTTAG